The DNA region CGCGTGGCGACCGTCAGGCTCCGCCGCATTCTCGATTGGCGTAAGCGCGTCGGATTCTAAAATCCGGGCCGGTTGGCGGGGCTACTGTGGAACCCATGGTCCTCTATCGCGAACTTGATCCCCAATTGCCCGATCTCGGCTGGAACCGGTCACTACCGTTGGCCGTGACGGCCGAGGCCGTTCGCGCTATCCACGAGTGCTCGGATTCCGGCGCGCTCGGTGCGATGGCGGGTGCGGCGAGGTCGTATTGGGCCGCGGCGGGCGGCATTGCGATCGGGACCTCCTTCGGCGCGGCGTTTCTTGCGCTTGGTTGGGACATTGCCGCAGCGGTCGCCTTCGCGCTGGTGGCGCCCGCGGCCCTCGCGACGATGGAGGCCAGAAGGCGCGCGCGCCAGTGGCAAGCGGTCATCGAGGCAAGGCTGACAGTGCTCGGAACGGCGCGCGGTTAGCTAGGTGACTCGGGGAGGAGCCGGAGGCAGCTGCGCAGGTCGTGGTTCTACGGCCGTAGGTCACGACGGCGCGGCCGCGAGTGCGTCACAATAGGCCCGTGAACGCACAACCCTCTCGCGGCTCTGAAATCGACGCCGAAGAACTCGGAAGGCGTTCGACCGCGATCCTGCGGTTGGGATTGATGATGCTCGGTTCTGGGACCGCGAGTTACCGAGTCAAGCAAGGCATGCGCACCGTGGCGGATGCCCTCGGGGTCGAGCAACACGCCGAGCAGGTGACCCTGACCGAAATCACGGCGACATCACGAGTGGGTCAGGCGTTCCGCACCGAGGTCGCGGAACTGGGTCACCACTCCATCAACGCCGACCGCATCGCGCGGCTCGACCGGTTCCGCAGGTCCATGCCCTCGCCGATCACCCCCGAACAGGTGCATGCCACTCTTGATGAGATCGCCAGTCACGGCGGGATGTACAACCGCTGGGCCACCGCGGTTTTTGCCGGTGCGGCGTGCGCGGGATTCGCAGTGCTCAACGGCGCGCTCGTCATCGAGGTGCTGGTCGTCTTTGTCGCGGCGTTCCTTGGGCAGCTGGTGCGGAGGGAGCTTGCGGAGAGGCACTTCAACGCCTTCGGCACCGTCATGGCGGCCGCGACGGTCGCGACGTCGACATACGTGGGGGTGCTTGGCCTCATCGGAAGCATCGGGCCGGGGCTCGAGATCCATGCCTCCGGCTACATCTCGTCGGTCCTGTTCCTGCTGCCGGGATTCGCGCTCATCACCGGCGCCCTCGATATGGCGAAGTCCGACTACTCGGCGGGAATCATCCGCGTGGTTCACGGGACCACCTTGACCATTGCCGCCGCCGTGGCGGTATGGGCGCTTTCGCTCGTGAGTCCCCTCGACACGACACCTCGCGCCGCCGTTGCTATGAGCGTGTGGACCGAGATTTCGATCAAGTCGGTCGCAAGCTTCGTCGGCGTGTTGGGCTTCGCACTGCTGTTCAACTCGCCAATGAAGATGGCGTTGATGGCGGGTTTCATTGGGCTCGTGAACGTTCCTCGCATTCTCTTGATCGAGCACGGGATGCCCGCTCAAACGGCGACTTTCCTTGCGTGCACGATGTTGGGCCTGCTCGCCGCGGCAGGCGCCGCGGGTGGTCGCTGGCCCGTCATCACGTTGCAGGTCCCCGCCTCCCTGGTGCAGATCCCGGGTGTGCTTGCCCACGAGGCGATCGTGAGCCTCAACAAGTCGGACTATGTCCAGGCGACCGCCGGAATCCTGCAGGTGCTCCTCGTCGTGCTTGCCATGCTGGTGGGGCTCGTGGTCGCGAAGTTCCTCACCGACCGCCATTGGGCCTTCGCCAGCTAGGGGGCTTGCTCCTCTTCAGCAGGCGCCTCGTCAGCCGATTCCGCCGACCGGCGCGGAAATCGCGTGACCCGAGCCATCCCGCCTGCCAAGCTCTGCGGGAAGCTGGAGCGGTTGGCCTGAACCAGCGGATGCACGCGCCGGGGCGGGTCCCACCCAGGCCGCCAGCAGGGTGTCTTCGCCCTTCAGGAAGCGGTGAGCCCGCACCCCGCCCGTGGCGCGGCCCTTTGCCGGGTATTCGCTGAGCGGCGTCGTCTTGGCGGCGCCAGGTTGGGTTCCGGGCAGTCCGTCCGACGACCCCGAGATGGTCACGACCACGGCGTCGGCCGCAGCGGACAGTGCGGTAAAGGACGCGACCGATTGGCCAGCGGCGAGGTTGATTCCTGCCATGCCGCCGGCGGGGCGTCCTTGGGGGCGCACCGCGGAGGCGGAGAAGCGCAAAAGCTGCGCGTCGGAGGTGATAAACACCAGCTCGGCCGAATCGTCCGCGGGTGCGGCCCCGACCACACGGTCGCCCTCCTTGAGAGAAATGACCTCCCACGCATCGCGAGCGGGAGCGACCTCGGCAGCCACCCGCTTGACGACTCCCTGCGCGGTGCCGATGGCGATGGGGGTTTCGCCATCGAGGAGGACCAAGGCGACAGGCTCCTCGCCCTTGTCAAGAGCGACCAGTTCGCGAATCGGCACACCGCCAGAAAGCGAGGGCGGGTCGTCCGTCGACGGCAAGGCGGGCACCTCGAGCATCTGGAGCCGCAGGACCCTGCCCGCTGAAGTGAGTACCCCCACGTCGGCGCGGGCGGTCGTGGCAACGACCGAGGTGAGGGCATCGTGAGGCGCTCGCCTACCCTCACGATTGACGGGGTGGTCGTCCGCGGTGCGCGCCACGAGCCCTGTGGTCGATAACAGCGCCGAGCATGGGGTGTCGGGAATCTCAAGGCCGGGGGATCGCATGGTCGCGGCAGAAGCCGAGCTGCCTGTCGCTCCTGCGGGCGCACTGAGCGACAGCGCGAGCACGGGAGAGACCCCGGAATCCGCGAGCAAAATCGTCCTGCGCGGGGTGCCGTACGCGGCGGCGGCGGCGTCCATTTCCCGGCCGACGACCGACCGCAGCACCGTGTCGGAGGCAAGGAGTTCCTCGAGCTCGGCGATCTCCGCCATGAGTTGGGCCTTCTCGTTTTCCAACTCGATGCGGGAGAACTTGGTGAGCCGGCGCAGCCGCAGTTCGAGGATGTACTCGGCCTGGATCTCCGACAGGTCGAACGCCGTCTGGAGGCGGTCGCGGGCCGCTCCGCTGTCGTCGGAGGACCTGATGATCTGTATGACATCGTCAATGTCGAGAATCGCGACCAAGAGGCCATCTACCAGGTGCAACCGGTCGCGACGAGCGCCCAAGCGGTGGCGGGACCTCCTGCGCACGACGTCGAGGCGGTGGTCGACCCACACCCGCAGCAGTTCCACGAGCCCCAGGGTGCGCGGCTGCCCACCGACGAGCGCGACGTTGTTAATCGAGAAGTTTTCCTCGAGCGGGGTGAGCTTGTAGAGCTGCTCCAGCACCGCTTCGGGGGAGAATCCCGTGCGCACCTCTATCACCAACCGCAGTCCGTGATGGCGATCCGTGAGGTCGACGACGGACTGGATGCCCTGGATCTTCTTGTTCGAGACGCCGTCCTTGATCCGCTCGATGACCTTTTCGGGGCCCACCGTGTATGGCAGCTCGGTGACGACGATGCCCTTGCGCTTGGAGGTCACGTTCTCGATGCGCGCGGTCGCCCTCGTGCGGAACGCGCCCTTTCCGGTTTCGTAAGCCTGACGGATTCCATCGAGACCCACGATCTTGCCGCCCGACGGGAGGTCGGGCCCTGGAACGAACCTCATCAGCTCGTCGAGACTCGCCTTGGGATTGGCAAGCAGGTATCGGGCCGCCGAAACGACCTCGATCAGGTTGTGAGGCGCCATGTTGGTCGCCATGCCCACGGCAATCCCTGAGGCGCCGTTGACGAGCAAATTGGGAATCGCGCTCGGCAAGACAGACGGCTGCTGCAGCTTGTTGTCGTAGTTGGGCACGAAGTCGACGACGTCCTCGTCGAGGTCGCCGATCATCGCCATGGACGCCGTGGCGAGCCGGGCCTCCGTGTAGCGCGAGGCGGCCGGGCCGTCGTCGAGAGAACCGAAGTTTCCGTGACCGTCGACGAGGGGCAGTCTCAACGAGAACGATTGGGCCATGCGCACGAGCGCGTCGTAAATGGCCTGGTCACCGTGAGGGTGGAGCTTACCCATGACCTCGCCGACGACGCGAGAGGACTTGACGTGGGCGCGATCCGGCCGCAGGCCCATGTCGCCCATCGTGTAGATAATCCGCCTCTGGACAGGCTTCAACCCGTCCCTCGCATCGGGCAAGGCGCGCGAGTAGATCACCGAATAGGCGTATTCGAGGAACGACGCCTCCATCTCGGCGCTGACGTCGATGTCGACGACGTGACCCTCAGGCTCGGGCATGCACACTCCGTTTTCATGGTGGCGGGGGACTCACGGCATTGTCTCCCGACGGCGCGCGACAGGTCGCCGCGCCACGCGAGCAGGTGCGACAATAGCGCCTATGTCCTCCACTCTCGCTCAAGCCGTTGTGGGTGCCGGCTACTACCCGGCGCTCGCGCAACACGTTTTGCGCACCGCAATCGGAGACGAGAAGGTCACGGCGCACTTCGTCCACGCGGAGACGACCTTTGATTCAACAGAGGTGCGCAGGCACATGTCGGTGCTGGTACTGACCGAGTCGCGCCTCTTGCGCATGCACATTGACGATGGAGCAGGCCCCGAGAGCGGCGGCGCGCATGCCGCGTCGGCGACGGTAGAAAGCGCCCAACTCAGCTCCATCACGTCCGTGGCCGTGACCCATGTCGTTCACGAACCGGAGAACTTTCGCGAAGGCGATGTGCCCACGGAACTGGTGCTCGCCGTCGGCTGGGGGATCCACGCCCGCGTCGACCTCGAGCCCGCCACATGTGGCGACGAGAATTGCGACGCAGACCACGGTTACACGGGGGACATCACAGGAGATGACACCTTGTCGCGCGTGAGCGTCATTGCCGACGGAGAAGCCTCGGTGCGGGCGCTCGAGGACTTTGCAAGAGCTCTACACCACGCGGTCGGCCGCTGAGGGTGGAGCCCGTTGACCGCCTGGCCTCCGCGGGTCTTGTCCTCCCCGACTACGGAGGCAAGGAATTGGGCGCCGTGCTTCCGGCTGCACTCGCGGCCGTCGGAGCGGCCGATGTGGTGCCGGGACGCGATGCCGAACGCGACCGCGTGGCGTTGGGCTTGCCTGAGGCGCGCCACGTCGTGGTGGTCATTCTTGACGGCTTGGGGCACCATCAGCTCGAGTCCAGACGCGGTCACGCACCCTTTCTCCGCTCCATCGTCTCCGACGTCGTGACGGCGGGCTTTCCCACCACGACGGCGGCGTCCCTCGCCCTATTTGGGACCGGTCAGCCGGCGGGACAGACGGGGATGACGGGCTATTCCGCACGCAACCCGCGCACGGGGGGGCTCGCCAACCTCATCTCGTGGGAGGGGGCCGATCCTCCCGAGGAGTGGCAGATGATGCCCTCACTCCTCGAGGAGGCCGATCGAGGGGGCGTCATTGTCACGACGCTCGGCAAGCGGAAATTCGCGGGCTCGGGGCTTACCCACGCGGTCTTGAGGGGCGGACTCTTTGTGGGCGCGGAGCGGCTCGCCGACCGCATCGACGTGGCGCTTGCCGCCACGAAGAAGCCGGGGGTTTCGTACTGCTACTGGGGTGAGATCGATGCGGCGGGGCACAGATTTGGCTGGCAGTCTGAGGAATGGGTTGCCGCGCTCGAGGACGCCGATAGGGAGTTCAAGAGGCTTGCGGCGAGTCTGGGCAAGGACACCCTGATGGTGGTGACTGCGGACCACGGCATGATCGATGTGACCGGCGCGCCCCGCTGGAACGTTGGTGCCGAGCCCGAGCTTGCCCGTGACGTTGAACTCGTGGCGGGTGAGCCGAGGGCGCTTCACCTCCACGTGAGCGAAGGTCGTGGCCCCGCCGTCGCGGAGCGCTGGCAAACCATCCTTGGCGACCAGGGCGTGGTGTTCACTCAGGCGGATGCTGAGGCGGCGGGCATCTTTGGCCCGATCTCGGATAGTGCTCGGCCCCGCATCGGCGACGTGGTGGTGGCGATGGCAGGCCGGTCGACAGTGGTCGACTCGCGGACTCAGAGCTCCCAGTCAATGGCCCTGATCGGCGTTCATGGATCGCTGACGCCCGAGGAACTCATGGTTCCTCTGCTCGTCGCTCAGGGGAGCTGAGGACGCGCTCCGCAGGCCAGCAACCGTGTGAGCGGGCGAACCTAGTCGTTCTTCGCGCCGAAGACGATCTCGTCCCAACTGGGAATCGAAGCCCTACCCTTGCGGCTCCGCTTGTCGGGCGACTCGGTAGCGCCCGTGGTCGATGTGTCGGACGACGCCGCACCCGTGGTCGATGTGCCCGTTCCGCGGCTCACGGGGGTTTCCCTCGCGGTACCTGCGGGGTGCGGCATCGACGTGGGCTGCGACGTGGGCTGCGACGCGGGCTGGCTGGGTGAAAGTGGCTGGTTGGGCGACGCGGGGCCCGCACCGCGGGGACCGAAACCCTCAAACTCCTCGTCGTCGTCATCGTCCCCAAATTCGACGGGCTCGCGTGTTCCGCGGCGATCCGCCAAGTCCTTGAGCAACGCGTCGCGCGGGGAGATGTCTTCGGCGGGGGTGTCGTGAACCGTAGCGGGGACGACGGGGCGCGTCGCGACGAGCGGTACTGCCGCCGAGGCGGGGTCGGGCCGCACTGCGGTGAGGTGTCGGCGCGGGATGGGCGCCTCAAGCAGTTCGGTCTCGGTGAGCCACGTGGACTCGTCGTCCTCGGCCGTGAGCGCCTTGGCCACGTGGTCAAAAGTCCACATTGCGCGCACGGTGCGTCCCGCGGTGGCAAAGTCAGCGGCCACGCGCCACGGCTCGTCAACCTCGCGCCAGGCGTCCCATTCGACTGAGGCAGGGTCGATCGCGCGGCCGGCAAGGCGATCGCCGACGAGGTCGCCAAGCGTCGGAGAGGTCGAGTCCCTACCGATACGAGTTGAGCGGGCCAACTCGACGATGTATGCCCTTTCGGCGAGAACGGGTCCCTCGAACTTCGCAAGGGCCTCAACGGGCTCGCCCGTGAGGTGTGCGAGTTCGGCGGCACTCAGGCCGGCACGAATGCGTTGCTGAATTTCGCGGGGAGGCATCCCCGATGCTGCGGGCGTCTCGTCGCGGATGGTGATTCTGGCGTGCCGCACCAGCGCACGCAACTCGTCCGTGACGGCGACCTTCACTTCTTCGCCAGCGTCGGTCACGACAAGGAGGTGGGTGCCATCCTCCGATAGGCCCTTAAGGCTCGCTCCGATCATTGCTCCACTGTGCCACGCGAGAGGCCCCGACGTGCGGTACGGCGCGCACGTGGCTTGTGCCAGCATGGTGTCCATGCCCGAACCCAAAGAACTGATGGAAGTGGCGCTGCGACTTGCTCGAGAGGCAGGCGTGCTCATCAGGGACGGTCGCGCAAGCGCCGAGGTGGCCGCGACCAAGTCATCCCACGTCGACATCGTCACCCAGATGGATGTCGCATCCGAGACCCTCCTCAGGGCCAGAATCGCGCAGTGGCGCCCCGACGACGCGATTCTCGGAGAAGAGGGCGACGACACCGCAGGGACCTCTGGGATCACGTGGGTCCTCGATCCCATCGATGGCACCGTGAACTACCTCTACGGGCTTCCTCACTACGCGGTATCGGTTGCGGCGGTCACCGGGGACGTGAGGAATGGCGAGTGGACCAGGATCGCGGGCGCGGTCTACGACGGCGAGGGTGTCGAGTGGACCGCGGCGCTAGGACACGGCGCGTACCGCAACGGAGTGCGGCTCATCCGCACGGGCGGGCCAGGGCTTTCGGGGACTCTGCTGGGCACCGGATTCCAGTACATTGCGCAGCGCCGGGTCGCTCAGGGCAAAATCGTCGCCGAAATGCTCGGGCAGGTTCGCGACATCAGGAGGCTCGGCTCCGCCGCCGTCGACTTGTGCCTTGTTGCGGCGGGGACCCTTGACGCCTACTACGAGCACGGTTTGCAGCCGTGGGACTTCGCGGCCGGCGCCCTCATCGCTTCCGAGGCGGGCCTACGGGTGGCCGGTATTGACGGTGGTGAGCCCGATTCTCACCTCACGATCGCCGCAATTCCGGAGGTCTGGGACGAGCTGCGAGACGCCCTCGAAAAGGCGGGCGCGCGCCAACCTTGGGGCTCTTTGCGCGCTTGAGTTCGCGTAAACCGCATTTCTGGTGCAGAATGCGTGCGCGCCACGGGAACAAAACTGGGTCCCTGGGCATTGTGTAGACACCCACAAGGTGAAGGAGACTCCTGGATGGCGACCGATTACGACGCGCCGCGCAAGACCGACGACGAAATTGCCGCAGACTCGATTGAAGAGTTGAAGGCACGCCGCTCGGACAAGAGTTCTGGTGTCGTTGACGAAGACGAGGCGGATGCGGCCGACAGCTTCGAGCTGCCGGGTGCAGACCTGTCAGGCGAGGAGCTTTCCGTCAGGGTTTTGCCTCCTCAGCAGGACGAGTTCACGTGCATGTCGTGCTTCCTGGTGCATCACCGCAGCCAGTTGGCCGAGTTCAAGGGCGACCAGCCCATCTGCTCGGAGTGCGCGGGCTAACGTCCCCAGTGTGGCGATAGAGAACCTAGGCTGAAGCAATGACTGACATCGAGGTGCTCATCAGCACCACCGATGAGACCGTCCCCACACCGGCTTACTCCCACCCCGGCGACGCGGGTGCCGACCTCACCACGCGTGAGGCCGTCACGATCGCGCCAGGGGAGAGGGCAACGGTGCGCACGGGTGTGTGTATCGCTCTGCCCGCCGGCTATGTCGCCCTAGTTCACCCGCGCTCAGGGCTTGCGGCCAGGCATGGGGTCACCATCGTCAACGCGCCAGGTACGGTCGACGCTGGGTATCGCGGCGAGATCAGGGTGACGTTGCTCAACACGGATGCCCGCGAGAGCGTCGCGTTTGCCGTGGGTGATCGCATCGCCCAGTTGGTGATCCAGCGAGTCGAGTTCGCTCGCTTCGTTCCCGTGTCAAGTTTGCCTGGTTCGCACCGCGGCGAATCCGGCTTTGGCTCGACGGGAACCGCATGACGGCGACGGACGCGGTGACGACGCGAAAGGCGTGGACCCCCATCGGCCAGGTCAAGACACGCGCCGTCGAGACGACGGGTGGCAGAATTTCGTACATCGAGGTCAGCCCCCACGACGCACCGGCACGGCTCACGATGAGGGTCGTGGACCCCTCGGGGGCCATTGATTGCATCTTCCTTGGCAGGCGACTCATCGCGGGGCTTGAGCCCGGCGCGACGGTGGGTGTCGAGGGACGGGTTGCGCCCGGTGACGACGTGCAAGTGATGTTCAATCCCCGCTACGAGTTGCGGCTCGCGTGAGCGACGCGCAGGCGAATTCAACCGCGAACTCACCCGCAGCCTCCCTCCTGGGCGAAGACTTCAATTGGGCGGACGCGATCGGTGGCTGGAGGGGCCTGGCCGAGTCGGTGGCGCCGGGTGCGATCTTTGTGGCCGCCTTCTTGATGTGGGGCGGGTTTCGAATCCCCGTGATCGCGGCTGTGGCGACGGTGGTCGTGATGGTGGCGGTGCGACTCATCGAACGCACACCCGTGACCCAGGCGCTTGGCGGGCTCTTCGGCGTGTTGCTTGGCGCGGTGTGGGCCTGGAGGGCGGGCAACGTCAACGAGTACTTCGTGCCCGGCTTCTGGTACACGGGAATCTATGCGGCCGCCATGGTCATATCGATGGCCGTGCGCTGGCCCGCCGTGGGGATCGCCGTGGGGTTTCTCAAGGGGTGGGGGAGCAGGTGGCGGACGTCGCCACGAGCGATGCGCCGCTTCCAAGGAGCAACGGCGTTCTACATCGGAACCCAAGCGGTCAAGCTCGCGATCCAATTACCCCTCTACTTTGCGGGAGCGACGGCCGCTCTGGGCACCGCCAAGCTCGCACTTGGCGTCCCGTGGTTTGCCGTAGCGCTCTTCGTCATGTGGCGGCTGGTGCGGAACGTAGAACTTCCTGAAGAGCCTGAGGGTCGGCCTCAGCCGACAGAATAAACAACAGTTCGTCGAGGGCCTCAAGGGTGTCTTCTTCGCGCGGTGCGATGGTTCTATCGCCGCGGACGATGCAGGACAACACGGTGTCAGCAGGGAGCACAATATCCCTGAGTGCGGTGCCTACGAGCGGCGACTGCGTCGGTAGCGTCACCTCAATGATCGCCGCGCCCGACTGGTGGAACGTGAAGACCTTCACGAGGTCACCGACGGCAACGGCCTCTTCGACCATGGCCGTCATGATGCGCGGCGTCGAGACCGCGACGTCGACGCCCCACTGGGAGTCGTACATCCACTCGTTGCGGGGATTGTTGACGCGTGCAACGGTGCGCGGCACGCCAAACTCCGTCTTGGCGAGGAACGAGATCACGAGATTTGCCTTGTCGTCGCCAGTGGCGGCCACGACGACGTCCATCTCCTCGACTGCGGCCTCCCGCAGGGCGGTGAGTTCACAGGCATCGGCGAGCATCCACTCCGCCTCGGCCACCTGAGATACGCGCATGGCGGAGGGGTTGATGTCGATCAACAGCACTTCGTGGTCGTGCGCAAGGAGGTCGCTCGCAATCGACCGCCCTACCGACCCGGCACCCGCGATGAGAACCTTCACGATGCCGCCTTCGGGGGGTGGGCGATGGCCTTGGTGGCGGAGCGTTCCGTTGCCAAGGCCAGTAGCAAGTGGACGTCGTCGCCTGACTGAATAGCCGTCGCAGCATCGGGAAGAATGGCCTCTCCAAAGCGCGTGACG from Demequina lutea includes:
- a CDS encoding threonine/serine ThrE exporter family protein, whose protein sequence is MNAQPSRGSEIDAEELGRRSTAILRLGLMMLGSGTASYRVKQGMRTVADALGVEQHAEQVTLTEITATSRVGQAFRTEVAELGHHSINADRIARLDRFRRSMPSPITPEQVHATLDEIASHGGMYNRWATAVFAGAACAGFAVLNGALVIEVLVVFVAAFLGQLVRRELAERHFNAFGTVMAAATVATSTYVGVLGLIGSIGPGLEIHASGYISSVLFLLPGFALITGALDMAKSDYSAGIIRVVHGTTLTIAAAVAVWALSLVSPLDTTPRAAVAMSVWTEISIKSVASFVGVLGFALLFNSPMKMALMAGFIGLVNVPRILLIEHGMPAQTATFLACTMLGLLAAAGAAGGRWPVITLQVPASLVQIPGVLAHEAIVSLNKSDYVQATAGILQVLLVVLAMLVGLVVAKFLTDRHWAFAS
- a CDS encoding DNA gyrase/topoisomerase IV subunit A, which gives rise to MPEPEGHVVDIDVSAEMEASFLEYAYSVIYSRALPDARDGLKPVQRRIIYTMGDMGLRPDRAHVKSSRVVGEVMGKLHPHGDQAIYDALVRMAQSFSLRLPLVDGHGNFGSLDDGPAASRYTEARLATASMAMIGDLDEDVVDFVPNYDNKLQQPSVLPSAIPNLLVNGASGIAVGMATNMAPHNLIEVVSAARYLLANPKASLDELMRFVPGPDLPSGGKIVGLDGIRQAYETGKGAFRTRATARIENVTSKRKGIVVTELPYTVGPEKVIERIKDGVSNKKIQGIQSVVDLTDRHHGLRLVIEVRTGFSPEAVLEQLYKLTPLEENFSINNVALVGGQPRTLGLVELLRVWVDHRLDVVRRRSRHRLGARRDRLHLVDGLLVAILDIDDVIQIIRSSDDSGAARDRLQTAFDLSEIQAEYILELRLRRLTKFSRIELENEKAQLMAEIAELEELLASDTVLRSVVGREMDAAAAAYGTPRRTILLADSGVSPVLALSLSAPAGATGSSASAATMRSPGLEIPDTPCSALLSTTGLVARTADDHPVNREGRRAPHDALTSVVATTARADVGVLTSAGRVLRLQMLEVPALPSTDDPPSLSGGVPIRELVALDKGEEPVALVLLDGETPIAIGTAQGVVKRVAAEVAPARDAWEVISLKEGDRVVGAAPADDSAELVFITSDAQLLRFSASAVRPQGRPAGGMAGINLAAGQSVASFTALSAAADAVVVTISGSSDGLPGTQPGAAKTTPLSEYPAKGRATGGVRAHRFLKGEDTLLAAWVGPAPARASAGSGQPLQLPAELGRRDGSGHAISAPVGGIG
- a CDS encoding DUF5998 family protein — protein: MSSTLAQAVVGAGYYPALAQHVLRTAIGDEKVTAHFVHAETTFDSTEVRRHMSVLVLTESRLLRMHIDDGAGPESGGAHAASATVESAQLSSITSVAVTHVVHEPENFREGDVPTELVLAVGWGIHARVDLEPATCGDENCDADHGYTGDITGDDTLSRVSVIADGEASVRALEDFARALHHAVGR
- a CDS encoding alkaline phosphatase family protein yields the protein MEPVDRLASAGLVLPDYGGKELGAVLPAALAAVGAADVVPGRDAERDRVALGLPEARHVVVVILDGLGHHQLESRRGHAPFLRSIVSDVVTAGFPTTTAASLALFGTGQPAGQTGMTGYSARNPRTGGLANLISWEGADPPEEWQMMPSLLEEADRGGVIVTTLGKRKFAGSGLTHAVLRGGLFVGAERLADRIDVALAATKKPGVSYCYWGEIDAAGHRFGWQSEEWVAALEDADREFKRLAASLGKDTLMVVTADHGMIDVTGAPRWNVGAEPELARDVELVAGEPRALHLHVSEGRGPAVAERWQTILGDQGVVFTQADAEAAGIFGPISDSARPRIGDVVVAMAGRSTVVDSRTQSSQSMALIGVHGSLTPEELMVPLLVAQGS
- the sepH gene encoding septation protein SepH; this translates as MDTMLAQATCAPYRTSGPLAWHSGAMIGASLKGLSEDGTHLLVVTDAGEEVKVAVTDELRALVRHARITIRDETPAASGMPPREIQQRIRAGLSAAELAHLTGEPVEALAKFEGPVLAERAYIVELARSTRIGRDSTSPTLGDLVGDRLAGRAIDPASVEWDAWREVDEPWRVAADFATAGRTVRAMWTFDHVAKALTAEDDESTWLTETELLEAPIPRRHLTAVRPDPASAAVPLVATRPVVPATVHDTPAEDISPRDALLKDLADRRGTREPVEFGDDDDDEEFEGFGPRGAGPASPNQPLSPSQPASQPTSQPTSMPHPAGTARETPVSRGTGTSTTGAASSDTSTTGATESPDKRSRKGRASIPSWDEIVFGAKND
- a CDS encoding inositol monophosphatase family protein; the encoded protein is MPEPKELMEVALRLAREAGVLIRDGRASAEVAATKSSHVDIVTQMDVASETLLRARIAQWRPDDAILGEEGDDTAGTSGITWVLDPIDGTVNYLYGLPHYAVSVAAVTGDVRNGEWTRIAGAVYDGEGVEWTAALGHGAYRNGVRLIRTGGPGLSGTLLGTGFQYIAQRRVAQGKIVAEMLGQVRDIRRLGSAAVDLCLVAAGTLDAYYEHGLQPWDFAAGALIASEAGLRVAGIDGGEPDSHLTIAAIPEVWDELRDALEKAGARQPWGSLRA
- a CDS encoding DUF4193 domain-containing protein translates to MATDYDAPRKTDDEIAADSIEELKARRSDKSSGVVDEDEADAADSFELPGADLSGEELSVRVLPPQQDEFTCMSCFLVHHRSQLAEFKGDQPICSECAG
- the dut gene encoding dUTP diphosphatase → MTDIEVLISTTDETVPTPAYSHPGDAGADLTTREAVTIAPGERATVRTGVCIALPAGYVALVHPRSGLAARHGVTIVNAPGTVDAGYRGEIRVTLLNTDARESVAFAVGDRIAQLVIQRVEFARFVPVSSLPGSHRGESGFGSTGTA
- a CDS encoding OB-fold nucleic acid binding domain-containing protein — translated: MTATDAVTTRKAWTPIGQVKTRAVETTGGRISYIEVSPHDAPARLTMRVVDPSGAIDCIFLGRRLIAGLEPGATVGVEGRVAPGDDVQVMFNPRYELRLA
- a CDS encoding DUF3159 domain-containing protein, translated to MSDAQANSTANSPAASLLGEDFNWADAIGGWRGLAESVAPGAIFVAAFLMWGGFRIPVIAAVATVVVMVAVRLIERTPVTQALGGLFGVLLGAVWAWRAGNVNEYFVPGFWYTGIYAAAMVISMAVRWPAVGIAVGFLKGWGSRWRTSPRAMRRFQGATAFYIGTQAVKLAIQLPLYFAGATAALGTAKLALGVPWFAVALFVMWRLVRNVELPEEPEGRPQPTE
- a CDS encoding potassium channel family protein produces the protein MKVLIAGAGSVGRSIASDLLAHDHEVLLIDINPSAMRVSQVAEAEWMLADACELTALREAAVEEMDVVVAATGDDKANLVISFLAKTEFGVPRTVARVNNPRNEWMYDSQWGVDVAVSTPRIMTAMVEEAVAVGDLVKVFTFHQSGAAIIEVTLPTQSPLVGTALRDIVLPADTVLSCIVRGDRTIAPREEDTLEALDELLFILSAEADPQALQEVLRSAPAAT